From the Lytechinus variegatus isolate NC3 chromosome 5, Lvar_3.0, whole genome shotgun sequence genome, the window aatgatttGTTGAATATGGTAACATTTTTTATAAGCTcagaatcataaaaaataataagttcGAACATGATGGATAAATAATATATGTTCACTATAATGAAATCAAACTTGCAGAGGAATGCTGAATTACATGAATCTTTATAGGTTAAAAattcaatataatatatatacacagGATGGTAATAAAAGTAGCTTATATCCCTATGTTCATGATGTTAGACACTGATATATTAGCTATACAGAGAGGGTATATAAGGGAGTAAATTGAAAGAGGAAATACATCTTTCTTACACATGACATCTGAATAAAACACTATTCCGAATTTTATAAGATTGTTTCCaaagtaaagaaatattgattttgtCCAAAAAGTGGaaacatttgatttttaaaacaaagctgtcatttgataattcaaatttagTAAATTTTGTTACGATTGTCCCCGatctccccttctttttttttccacttaAAGAGATGAACCTCACATAACCTCATGTTGGCTTGACTATAGATCTTTAGCATGTCTAACGTGAAAGATTGCATCGTTAAATCAACCACATGTGCACCGTACATCAATATCATATTATTGACAAATGTATTTCTTAATTCATAATACAAGATTCATATGTTGGCACCATATACTTGATATTAATAAATGCATCAGGTCCTCCATAACGTTCTAATACCTGAAGTGTTTCATTGACTAGGTCACCTACATTCTGACCTTTCCATTGGTCATACTCAATACCATCaccaatattcttatttttatttttaaaaatgttcataATGGGTAATATCTGTCGATAATAAGGTACCAATGCTTCACCAATCAATGTCTGCTTACCACCGTTCATATAACATGTTACAAGGGTTTGAAGTAAACGCATCGTAGCACAGATTACATCAGCATTCCGCGTCTGCGAAAAGAAGCgagaattgaaagaaaaaaaagcaaaaagcaaatgaagaaatgagaaaataaaatgataacgaGGACGAAtttaagaaagagaaaaagtgagggagaagaaaaagaaaataagataaataaagaagaaaaaaaaacattatgaaaaaagaaacacaatccaaaatattatattgaaaataatacatacataacTGAATGAAGTTAtatacaacagctttggcaactcttttatttcaatACTGTAAAGAAACGGATGAAGAGAAgtatggtaggcgtagcttaaatcaaggttccccagagctatctcgGCTTCatgccctttggaaaaattggtgatgccgaaaaaatgtatagatacatacatacatatatatatatgtatatatatatatatatatacggatatatatatatatatatatatatatatatatatatatatatatatatatatatatatatatatatatatatatatatatatatatatatatatatatatatatatatatatatatatatatacaatgtatatatattatcattatactacatgtatttgcactAAATTTTTTGTCTATTATCGATGATATTCACATCATCAACATAACAATGCAATCAAATGCATGTATATAGGAGATATGATTAAGCTATGttgaattaaatattttcacatttttatagGCCTGAGTTTGTTGGCCTACAGTTTGATTCTCATGGAATCTCActatattcaaataaaactaTTTCATGAATTCGTATAGTAATTACACActttgcccccaaaataaaaatcaagctaTGTAtctaaatatataaaatacaatattgaTATAATTCTTAAGTCAATTGAGCTCTGTAGTGGTACGTCGATAGAGTATAATGCGGCTTTAAAAACTGGCCTACAGTTTTATCTTCCATACATTGGCTTACAAAGAAATTACTTAAATATtgtaatattcattttaaaaatgaaaatggctaACACAATCGAACTTCGTGAGACACGACCATTTAAGGATGGATCAAATTTTAAGATAGTAGGCCCTAATAATTTGTGTATCTTGATATCcataaaaaagtattaaatctTTGAAATACCTGAAGAGCTGTTTTAATAGGTAGGATGAGCTGTGGGATGACTGGTGGTACCTTATGACCGCCATGTGTTAACATATCATGTACTCCTTGACGAGCGAAGAAGCTATATGGATGACGTGTTTCTGATAAACCATCGAAGAATAAAGGAAGGTAATGGTGAAAGTCTAGCTTCTCAATCTCAACCTGTAAACAgagattttaaaataattaatttcatgaaaaacaaattaccgtaaaataaaaatagtgtACATTGTGGAAGTAGGTCCAAACCTTATTGTTTTACGTATATTGCTATGGCTTAATACACTGGTAATTAAATAAATCCGAAAGTGAATGCTTTTTGCCAATGAAAAATTAATGTCATTTACTCCTTATGAAGACATTGGGAGCGTCGAAATTTTGAGTAACTTTGAGTAAACAGTTTTGATTGACAAAAAGCATAAACCTTCGGATTTGTTTTGTTATCACTATACTGTAGAATAAGTAGTGTAAAGTGGATAGTGGGTTCCAAGcaataaatattgcataatgagaattaatattaaaaacaaacatgcaGCATGCAATCACCCAGGCATGTAATACTTCACAGCGGGATTCACAATAAAGATCGTGGCAGTTGTCATGGGAACGTAGCAAAATTATAATCTCATCGAAGCTATGGCAACTGCTGTTGGATTTCTCAACCCTGAGACTGTTTGATAAAAAACAAGTTATTTTCGGTGTATATGGTGTGTTTACAGAGATGTTTTCTTTCTGACACTGAGCAGATGAGAGTATGATGGCATTAGAAcgtgattattattatgataacatGACAAGACATATACTTTATTGAATTGATCTTCGATATCAATGAATAtctaacaattaaaaaaagtctcataaatctttattttggaGCATGACTATTTTAACATCTTCTTGAGATCATACTTACCTtccatgctattttattatGACTTGTATCATGTTCAACCATGATTGGAAAGTCACCTCTATCGTAGAATTTACTGAAATCAGAAGGAGGGGGAATCTTTTCCTGAAACGCACCAGCTTTCGGTGGAGGTACGACGACAGCATTATCCCTCCTGGAAAGAGGCGAGAACGCTGGTGCTTGGACAGTCTTTCCCTTTATTCCTCCAATAGAATGCATAGCACCAACATTTTTCGCGCCATTTTGACGAGTCGTCTGTGaacatgatgatgacgatgaatgAGCTTTCCAAGGATGCGTATGTACTTCTGAGGTAGTACCGTTCAATAAGCGTGTGGTATGAGTCGACATACTGTaattttgaatttaattatATTATACTGAGATCAAAGCTTGTTAAATGCAAAGACGAAATACTTAAATCCACCAGAAAATACGAGTTTCAATCACTTTTCAAGATGGCCTTGCTAAATCCAATCACAGCTCACAGCTGCGGCGGAGGAACTGCCGTTCTCCAGTGTATGGTTGCTGAGGGATACACACTATTTGTGTATCGTAGAGTACTTCTTCATTTGTATGGTGTATGCTGAAAGGCAATAGCTGTATTAATATACTAATCTCATGCTCTACCATGCTATAGTCAGTATTTGTTGTGAAGACGGTTAGTGCCATAGCAACGACATACCTTGTATAACAAAGCTGTACTAGCACCatctctttctcactctctttATTACCACACATTATGATATCAAAGTTTActaaaataatgttttcacacATACAACAAACTGACCTTTGCCCAATGTGTAGTCAAGTTATCTCAaatcttgtttgtttttataaagTGATGGGATGCAATGTTTGCTTAATGTGCACTTCAAGAGATATTGGCAAAGATAAATTATTAAAACTATGACAAAACATAAAACGGGCATaatatgatttctttcttttgtccgcGGTATGTTTGTCGCCTGACGTTTGTTTATCGCTCTATTAAGGAGGCCTACATCAACATAAAACATTAGCAAAAAGAGAAGGTATCTTGAATGTTTTGTCCTGCCAATCTCCCGCTTGGAAATAACACGTCTCTCTTTCACTCACTCCCTCTCTGTCTCCCTCCCATCACTTTCTCTGTCCATTTTCCCGCCATTTTCTCTCATCCCATTTTTAGAAGACAGAAAGTAGTCATAATGGATGACTATGGATGctctaatttgttttattaatacATCTAACAAGGTCACATTATTCAAAGCGGTTAAAATGAGTAAGCCGGGAAAGCAAAAGTTCTGTGTTTACCCCTCTTGAGTAAGGCGCCAAAGTAAATGTGATATTTCATCACATTTAagttagaaaatgaaataagtctCCGACTTTGTTTTGGGTAAGGCCTTCTTTTAATATAGAATATTCacaacttatttttattttatttttttatttatttattcatatatttatttatctattattattattatttttt encodes:
- the LOC121416327 gene encoding parkin coregulated gene protein homolog, with the translated sequence MSTHTTRLLNGTTSEVHTHPWKAHSSSSSCSQTTRQNGAKNVGAMHSIGGIKGKTVQAPAFSPLSRRDNAVVVPPPKAGAFQEKIPPPSDFSKFYDRGDFPIMVEHDTSHNKIAWKVEIEKLDFHHYLPLFFDGLSETRHPYSFFARQGVHDMLTHGGHKVPPVIPQLILPIKTALQTRNADVICATMRLLQTLVTCYMNGGKQTLIGEALVPYYRQILPIMNIFKNKNKNIGDGIEYDQWKGQNVGDLVNETLQVLERYGGPDAFINIKYMVPTYESCIMN